The genomic DNA AAGCTCTACCAATTAGATCAACCCACTCCCCAGGATTTTGATTATGATATAATGATACATTTAAGCACTATAAAATTCTCACTGGTAGCAATAGCAGTAGGGGCAAGATCAAGTTACTGAAACAATGTGACACCCATGTAAGTTATAGCAACTAATCTTTAATGGTGGTGAGTGTGGTTTCCTCACTGAATCAGTTCTGGGCTCCAGATTTTTGACACTATCCTTGACTATATAGAAACTAATAGTCTTTtgatgaattttttgtttgtttacattaGGCTTAAGCAAGGGAATTTTTGTTGccttgttgtgttttgttttaacttttatttgcatTATGTGGTTGCTCAGGTGGGTACACATTTTCCAGGTGTATTAGAAAGTAATGTTTCCTCTTTTATGACACTTTGGTTTCAATATTTTGCCCAATATCCcactggattatttatttttttcttacttatttgttgGAATTATACATGTATTCTAGATGCCAAACATTTACAAATGTTATAAACACAAAATTTGACCACACCTTCTTTAAATTTGTGGTTTGTCTCTTGATACGTAGTTAGCATGTTCAGAAATATGGAAGAAACTCTGGAGATTTTCTGTAGTGATTAAAATAACTTGGACTGTGGagttattcattcaaaaatatttattgagtttataTCAATCTATATCCATAATGAGTAGAAACCACACAGTTGATTTAGACAGGAGAAATGCAATACAAAAGACTGGTAAACTTTGATGAAAGAATAAttctaaaatacaagaaaactcTATATGGTACCCTAGAGCTGAGGGAGAGTATTCAATGAAGAAAAACTTTAGAAGAGGGGTTTCCTCCGCAAGACTAGAGTAGTTGAAAAAGgtgcagtggcaacccactcaaCAGCACCGCTTTTCACTGCTTTGCTCAGGTCAGAGCTGTTCGGCAACTGCTGGACAACAACAATGGCAGAAAGCAACTCTCCTCAGCATAGGTGCCACACAGTTGAATCTCTTTCAGTGGATCTAGGTAAAAGGATATAGAAGGAGTGAGCCAATGacaaattcttcttctttttcttttttttttgagacggggtctcactctgtcgcccaggctggagtgcagcagcgtgatctctgctcactgcaagctctgcctcccagatccacgccattctcctgcctcagcctccagagtggctgggaccgcaggtgcccgcgaccacgcctggctaatttttttgtatttttagtagagactgggtttcaccttgttagccaggatggtctcgatatcctgacctcgtgatccgcccgccttggcctcccaaagtgctgggattacaggcgtgagccaccgcgcccggctgccaaagacaaattcttttttttttttttttttttaatgacaaattcTTAACTGCAAGCAGGCCACAGGCAAAAGTTAGCAAGGGCCCAGGTACATAGGTGGGCAGAGGGAATAAAAAAACCTGTGGAAGTATGAAGCCTGGAAATTGTGTCCATGCTGAGAAGGCTGCAGGAAGCCAGCCCCTATAGAAATTATACTTTTGTAGAAGATATATGATATTATCCaaagaaatgattaataaaacagtgaaacaaaaataGAGTGCTATAAAATGTGATGACATTTATTGAGGTTCAAAGAAAGTCTCCTGAACGACAATCATATGTGTGGGGAATTAACACTTAAGATGTATGCTGAATATGTGAATATGAGGTATATTAATATTCCTACAAAGCTTGCATAGTAAACTGTGATAAATGTTTAGAGTTGGCAGTATTGGCATGGCAGATGATAACTGAAATTTAGTAATAAATGAGATTGATGAAAAAGTAGAGAAAGATAAAAAGCCACATGAAGGAATCTTTTGATAAACACACCTGAAGAGTTTTAAACTGTTTGCAGGTCAATTGAGATGTAAATTAATATGTATTCAAAAGACAATATGTAAGTCATTCACGATCTCCATTAATATGGCTTGTGGGTGGCAGAATTCAGATTACAGAGAGTTAAACAAGTAATAATCTCATAGAACCAAAAGTAGAGATCataacataaataaaactttgattttaatttccaactcatatgaaattaaaaattagatttcatataaaaatttggATTATGGGTCCTTTTGAAAAATTGGAAACCTTATCAATCTTTCCCTAAACTGGCTTGGAAAAATATTCAACTGGGTTGCCGCCCCTCCTTGAGATTATAGGGTCcatacattctctctctctctctttttttttttattatactttaagttctagggtatgcgcacacaacgtgtaggtttgttacatatgtatacatgtgccatgttggtgtgccgcacccattaactcatcatttacattaggtatatctcctaatgctatccctctcccctccccccaccccacgacaggccccagtgtgtgatgttccccttcctgtgtccaagtgttctcattgttcaattcccacctatgagggagaatatgcagtgtttggttttttgtccctgtgatactttgctgagaatgatgatttccagcttcatccatgtccctacaaaggacatgaactcatccttttttatggctgcacagtattccatggtgtatatgtgccacattttatggACATCAGGGTCCATATATTCTGTATTTCATCACTGTCAGTATTGAACTGCATCACTTTTAATATTTCCACCTGGCCTCTCTAGCACTTGCACTCATAGACTCTGCAACTTGCAGTTCTTTAAAGAAGATAATGTGGAAGAGAAAAATGTGGTATCTGATAGTAAAAGAGGAttatggttgtttttttttcttcccttgtttcttcttctcttccttcttaaaAGAAAGTCAATAACTGATTGCTGAAACAAAGGTGTATACTGGTTGATATAAATAAGCCCATACATAGAGAGAAATTATAGATAGAACTGATAAAGTTGTACTCTATTTATGCCTATTTAATTACTGGAATAACACTTACCAAGCTACTTAAACTCTGGTGCTTAATGTCTTCATTTATACAATGAGAATTAATACCCACTTCCTGAAGTTATCCTgcagaataaatgaaatcatgtttccAAAGCTTATAAATAGTTCATGACCAAGTaactatttaaaaacacataaaggaGACACATTATTAATATAGTAATCAAGATACCACAGTGGCTGAAAAAGAATTAAACTCAAAGCACTAAGTTAGTCATTACACAATTCCAGACTGTTTCATTAGGCAGTTGATGGTAATGCATGGGGAAAGCAAAGGGACATTAAGACAATAAATCAAATACATTCATGTGCTGCTAAacaacagggatatgttctgaaaACTTGAGAAATGTATCATAAGGCAATGATGTTTGCCATGCAGATTTCACagtgtacttacataaacctgTATGGTATAGCTTAGAACACACCTAGTTATaaggtatagcctattgcttctagacTACAAACCTGCCCAGCATGTTATCGTATTGGATaatataggcaattgtaacacaataataaatatttgtgtatctcaaCTTATTGAAATCTAGAAAAGATCAGTAAAAACacagtataaaataataataataaaaagacagtaCCTATATAGACCACTTAGCATGAATGGAGCTTATAGGGCTGAAAATTGTTCTGGGTGGATCAGTGAGTGATTAGCGAGTGAATGTGAAGTCCTGGAATATTACTGTACACTACAGTAGATGTCTTAGACATTAGACATTAgggtaaatttataaaatacattttatttcttcaataatacaTTAAACTTAGCTTActgataattttttactttataaactataCTTCCTTTtagctttttgactcttttgtactAAAACATTGTGTTTTTTTGGAATAAAGAAccatttttattacaaatgatTGACTTCCCCAACAGTAGATGCTATGATCATTAACACGGTCATAACAGAGAATCAGAGATTAAGGGAGCAAAAGATAACATTTGGAAAACAGTCAGATGACACCATGGATCCTATGGCCATGATTTCATTCAAAGAAATGTAAGGCTAGAGGTCCAAGACTCTGTCAAACATGTAATTCTTGGATATAGAAATCTTGGAGTATGAATCCTTGAATCAGCATTATCTTTAGACGTGTCATTTTAGAAGCAAATGGTCCTCTGACAGTGATGTTTTAGCAGGAAGAATAGCATCTTCTAAAGCAAAATGGCTGGTAGCCACAGTAGCCAGAGCCAGAGCCATATCCAGAGCCAGAGCCAGTTCCATAACCACAGCCATGCCCACAGCCGTAGCCAGTTCCATAGCCACAGCCAGAACCAGAGCCATATCCATAGCCATAACCAGTTCCATagccacagccaaaccatagccATAGCCAATTCCATAGCCacagccagagccagagccatAGCCACAGCCGTAGCCAGTTCCATAGCCACAGCCATAGCCGGAGCCATAGCCACAGCCATAACAAGAGACatagccacagccacagccataGCTGGAGCCATAGCCACAGCAGTTGCCATAGTAGTTGCAACACATGTTGTCAAGAGGAGAGAATTGAGATGGGTTTCAAGAAGATGCTTCTGAGGTGTGGATGTCTTCTACTTCCCTGAGACCTTTATATACTGTCAGTAATTGCCAAAGCATATCATTCATTCCCTGACTtagccaacaaatatttaaacaattattatgtgccagtcactgttgATCATCaatattattttgcttaaaatgaGCCAATTATTTTGGAGACTCTAGTTTCATTTTAGGAGCATCATTTTAATCTGCTCTGCCAAAGAACTATCTCAATGAAATTATGTGCCAAAATATAAAGCTGATACTAATTTTCAAAATCTCCTATCAGTAGATATATATCTTACATAACAAGTTTTGGGGGGATCATAACaaaattttatccttttattctctctctcttttttcctaaaatatctaCCTCTACTCATAGGGAAAGAGACACCCCTATTCCCTTTCCTGAGTCATTACAACTTCTTTGCCAGACTTCTTTCTCCAGCTCATTCTGCACTTCCACACCTACCCCTTGTCCAACCTCCCTCAAATCCCAAGAAACATATTCACATCTGATCATTCAAAGCCAGACTGTATGCTATCTGCAAGTGCTTCTTACATTTTCATTCCATCCACCAGGCAAACCAAGaccctggggaggcagagaagcCCTCCTTTTGTCTCCCATTTCTTCAGCTATGTAAGTAATTGTCATTGAGAAGCCTTTTAAAACCTAACCAGcttcattgtatatatatatatatatatatattttgttgttgttgttgttgttgttatactttaagttctagggtacatgtgcacaacgtggaagtttgttacatgtgtatacatgtgccacgttggtgtgctgcacccattaactggtcatttacattaggtatatctcctaatcctatccctcccccctctccccaccccatgacaggctccagtatgtgatgttccccttcctgtgtccaagtgttctcattgttcaattcccaccgatgaaggagaacatgaggtgtttggtttttttgtccttgcaatagcttgctgagaatgatggtttccagcttcttccatgttcctacaaaggacatgaactcatcgttttttatggctccatagtattccatggtgtatatgtgctacattttcttaatccagtttatcattgatggacatttgggttggttccaagtctttactattgtgaatagtgccacaataaacatatgtgtgcatgtgtcttttttagcagcatgatttataatcttttggggatatacccagtaatgggatggatgggtcaaatggtatttctagttctggatccttgaagaatcaccacactgtcttccacaatggttgaactagttgacaatcccaccaacagtgtaaaagtgttcctatttctccacatcctgtccagcacctgttgtttcctgactttttaatgactgccgtactaactggtgtgaggtggtggttttgatttgcatttctctgttggccagtgatgatgagcattttttcatgtgtttgttggctgcataaatgtcttcttttgagaagcatctgttcatatcctttgcccaattttgacagggttgttttttcttgtaaatttgttacagttctttgtagtttctgtatattagccctttgtcagatgagtagattgcaaaaattttctcccattatgtaggttgcttgttcactctgatggtagtttcttttgctatgcagaagctctttagtttaattagagtttaattagatccaatcctaagcccaaagaacaaagctggaggcatcacgctacctcacttcaaactatactacaaggctagagtaaccaaaacaacatggtgctggtaccaaaacagagatatagaccaatggaacagaacagagccctcagaaataataccacacatctacagctgtctgatctttgacaaacctgacaaaaacaagaaatggggaaaggattccctgtataatgaatgatgctgggaaaactggctagccatatgtggaaagctgagactggatcccttccttacaccttatacaaaaattaattcaagatggattaaagaattaaatgttagacctaaaaccataaaaactctagaagaaaacttaggcaatgccattcgggacataggcatgggcaaggacttcatgtctaaaacaccgaaagcaatgggaacaaaagccaaaattgacaaatgggatctaactaaaacattgtttaatttccatgtgtttgttataattttgagGGTTGTTTTTGGAGTTGGTTTCTAGTTTTATCCCACTGTGGTCTAGGAAGATACTTgatatcattttgatttttaaaatttattgggaCTTGTTTTGCAatctatcatatggtctatcttggagaatgttccatgtgctgatgagaagaatgtatatgctgCAGTTCTTGGAtagaattttctgtaaatatctgttaggtccatttgttgcAGActgtagtttaagtccattgttaaTTGCTGACTTTTTGTCTTGACAACCTGTCTAGTGCTATCAGTGGAGTGTTGAggttccccactattattgtgttccTATCTATCTCATTCCTTAGGTGTAGTAGTAATTGCTTTATGAGTCTGAAAGtgccagtgttaggtgcatataacTTTAGGATTGTAATATCTTCTTATTAcactgatccttttatcattgtataaagacgttctttgtctttttttttacttttgttgttttaacatctattttatctgataaaagaatagctactccagattgctttggtttccatttgcatggaatatctttccactCCTTTACTTAGAGTTTTTAAGAATGTTTACATGTTAGACgagtttcttgaagacagcagatatttggCTTGTGATGTTTCATCCATCCTGTCAGTCTGTAtgttttaagtggaacatttaggccatttatgttcagcgttagtattgagatgtgaaaTACGGTTCCAGTCATCAAGTTGATTGTTACctcaaaactttattttctgcATTGTGTTACTGTTTAATAGGCCATGTGAGTTTCATGTTTTTAAGAGGTTTTATTTTGGTGCATATCAAGCTTTTGTTTGCAGGCTTAGAACTCTTTTTAGCATTTCTCATAGGGCTGATCTGGTAGggcaaattccctca from Nomascus leucogenys isolate Asia chromosome 5, Asia_NLE_v1, whole genome shotgun sequence includes the following:
- the LOC105737517 gene encoding keratin-associated protein 21-1 isoform X1: MCCNYYGNCCGYGSSYGCGCGYVSCYGCGYGSGYGCGYGTGYGCGYGSGFGCGYGTGYGYGYGSGSGCGYGTGYGCGHGCGYGTGSGSGYGSGSGYCGYQPFCFRRCYSSC
- the LOC105737517 gene encoding keratin-associated protein 21-1 isoform X2, which gives rise to MCCNYYGNCCGYGSSYGCGCGYVSCYGCGYGSGYGCGYGTGYGCGYGCGYGTGYGCGHGCGYGTGSGSGYGSGSGYCGYQPFCFRRCYSSC